In the Phyllopteryx taeniolatus isolate TA_2022b chromosome 1, UOR_Ptae_1.2, whole genome shotgun sequence genome, GACAAACAAGACCCAAACCAGATTGCTAATGTGCAAAATAACAAGCTTGGCCTCTACGAATGGACTGAGGACATGTGGGACTTTCTGAGACTTTACTCTCCTCCTTCCAGTGACCGTGGCTTGGGCCCAATGGCCACCAGGGACCCCTTGATGCCTCCCAGTTCGGCCAGATTGGTGCCATGATCCTTGGCAAAGCTACACACCTAATGAACTCATCAGCCAGCTGGGGGCTGTGGGTGTAGGAAAGGTTAAGGTGCAGGGTCGGGTATTCAGGGGCCAATACCAAAATTGTCCACAAAATTGAATCCTTACAAATATATTAGTGTTATCAGTAAAcgatgtattcatttattgttttcacTACAGTGGTGGCTTGAAATACCAGACTGAGTTTTTCAAGGTACGAGCGATCATTTggccgatttttttgctttgacttctgtgcgcaaacttgagatacgaatgcagcatggtggcagtgaactcaactcacttcacaacaagcaacagtttAGCAGATAGTTAACAactctccaaaaaaaaaggcttcaagctgtttattgccactcccactgtttattgtttactgtcaaactaaatagcTTTGTCTTAGGAaagtctgcttagcttaatgctaacaaactatGCAAAAAGCCATAGACaagctaacgaatagcatcagtgttacggcattataaccctttaaaccagtgattcccaaccactttgtaattggtccgaaaattatttattttcaacatataaagtatctttgttcatctatctatgtcaGTGATGTATGGTGACATACAGAACAAAGAAATGCTTTTCTATTTTATGGCAAAAAGTACATCATTAACATGTCTATACACCTTTGCGACATCTCCTTGCAAATCCTCTCCAGGTTGGACGGTGAATGTTAGtggccagccattttcaggtctttccagagatgctcaattgggtttaagtcagggctctggctgggccattcaaaaacagtcacggagttgttctgaagccattccttctgtattttagctacgtgcttagggtcattgtcttttttgaaggtgaactttcggcccagtctgaggttctgagcactctggagaaggttttcgtccaggatatccctgtacttggccgcattcatcttttcttcgatttcAACCAGTGGTCCTGTCccagcagctgaaaaacacacccacagcataatgctgccaccaccatgcttcactgttgggactgtattggacaggtgatgaggagtgtctgtttttttcccacacatttAAGGTGAACAATTTCTAtcctggtctcatcagaccagagaatcttctttctcaccatcttggagtccttcaggtgttttttttagcaaactccatgcgggctttcatgtgtcttgcactgaggtgaAGCTTctgtcaggccactctgccataaagccctgactggtggagggatgcagtgatggttgactttctagaactttctctcaTCTCCCAACTGTacctctggagctcagccacagtgatctctgggtttttctttacctctctcagcaAGCCTCATCTCCCCCTCAGTTTgtccggacggccagctctaggaagagttctgatcgtccaaacgtcttccatttcaggattatggatgccactgtgctcttagaaaccttaagtgcagcagaaatttttttgtaaccttcgCCAGATATgagccttgccacaattctgtctctgagctcttcaggcagttcctttgacctcatgattctcatttgctctgatgtgctctgtgagctgtaaggtcttatatagacaggggtgtggctttcctattcaagtccaatcagtataatcaaacacagtagaactacaatgaaggtgtagaaccatctcaaggatgatcagaagacagcacccaagttaaatatatgagtgtcagagcaaagggtctgaatactgtgtgatatttcagtttttcttttttaataaatcagcaaaaatgtcaacaattatgttttttttctgtcaacatggggtgctgtgtgtacattaatggagaaaaaaaaagaacttaaatgattttaacaaatggctgcaatataacaaagagtgaaaaatttaagggggtctgaaaactttccgtacccactgtatatccgtatgtctgtcttATGCtgctcccaggtggccaaggtgcatgcaccagaatgagcagtacaatgtccattgaactgaagcaaatgtgttttttttttaaagtttttaacgatttgtttgtgtgtacctCGCTTTATTCACTGCAGTCAAgttactttttgcacaacaacAAATTTAGTATGCTGTCTCCTccaaggcggcacagtggacgactggttagagcgtcagcctcacccttctgaggactggggttcgaatcccagccccgcctgtgtggagtttgcacgttctccccgtgcctgcgtgggttttctccgggcactccagtttcctcccacatcccaaaaacatgcacgttaactgaaaactctaaattgcccgtaggtgtgaatgtgagtgcgaatggttgtttgtttgtatgtggcctacaattggctggcaaccagttcagggtgtaccccgcctcctgcccgatgatagctgggataggctccagcacgcccgtgaccctagtgaggagaagcggctcagaaaatggatggatggatgtcttctACAAGTGGTGTATCAGATGCAGATGTAAAtaactggaaataaaagctgaaatctTATcgtgtctcatttttttttttatatcaagggcataaaatgtataccagttgacagcaaaaataaaggaattggcctcactTGTTCCggtactggcggcacggtggacgactggttagagcgtcagcctcacagttctgaggaccggggttcaatccccggcaacgctttggtggagtttgcatgttctccccgtgccagcgtgggttttctccgggcactccggtttcctcccacatcccaaaaacatgccttaattggagactctaaattgcccgtaggtgtgaatgtgagtgtgaatggttgtttgtttgtatgtgccctgcgattggctggcaaccagttcagggtgtaccccaccttctgcccgatgatggctgggataggctccagcacgcccgcgaccctagtgaggagaagcggctcagaaaatggatggatggatggatggatgttccggTACTTGTGGAAGGGAGTGTacctgcactgcatcataccgaGAAATTATATTTTGACCCTTTCATCTTATTATACATAGACCTGGATATACTTGCGCTTCTTGGCGGTATAGCTGTAAAAGAGCTTTAGCTCAGAAGATATGGGTGCTCATCAATAAAGCTTCTTTATTGATGAGATGCCGCTCCCAGAACTCAGGAAAAACAATCAAGAGGACATGACGATTACACTTACAGCTACAGAGGACCCAAATCTGCCTCCTCTTAAATGGTGGTTATACTAAACCAGGGTACAGTACACACTATAAATACATTACCACTTAGGTCATTTAAGAATTGGGGGAGAATTTATGCAACAAGGTTTTTGAAAAACTGAGCATTTTCTGTATCTGATATTCTTTGGTATGAGTTtaagaaaacaataaatgataataatgtcaggattcaggttgcaagttggacccagatgcagaaaggacagggaggtgagtttgtgaataacgGTTTATTGCACcttggaagcgaacaaagggactccgagaactaaatccgggattggcagggtCCCAACGAAGaccggtctggcagggtaggattccgtgttgtcggtgggccgcaagaggtgagcaaaatacaattatttcttCAATGCCATGTTTTCCTAAATTCACCAAACACAGATATTCTTGTTGAATAATCATACAATTCTTATTCCAGTGAGTTAAAAATGTACCTATATGAAtaaaggaaaatgtatgttgctgtaattatatttgaaaaatgctcaataagtagatttataaaaaaatttttaaaaaaagcacaactgaCTGTTATCTGAaatcttatttattttgtttaacagtgcctcaagtacatttcagaacgtcatttttacaatttctGTAAAAAAGATATTGacagtttatttttcttttgggtGCTTTGAGCACCACAGCACAGATGTTAACATTGAAGTCCAGAaccaataaagaaaaacaaagtatgtgaaaaaaaaaaaaaagtgtccagctAGATATAATTCCTCATGCACAGACCCTGAGCCGAACTTAACCACTTGTACATAGAATAGTGCCACAAATGATTGGCTGTGTACCCAGACACTGAAGTTTTACATGGGCATAACTATAATGAACGAGAGCAGTTAAAAGTTCTTCGAAATTTCACCATCAATGATCAGGGAATTAACTGTTAAAACACCAGTTCTGCGCTTCAAGTGAAGTGGGCAACACTTCGACAAAGCTTTTAAAAGACTGCATGACAGAATCTCACCATATATTGTCAACAATATAGATTACTCTGACTAAAATTGACATTTCTAATAATGATTTATCCACTTAACCTTCACATTCTCCAACCAGGTCAAAATGACCCATTCTGTTATGACTGTTCCCTCCTCCGTCCCTTCTTTCTTTCCTGCCTTCATTCTTCCGCTCCTTCCATCCCTTTTCCCCACTCcctcttttttcttcctctctccttccttctttcctcccATGCTTTCCTCTTCCCTTCCTCCCACcctcctttccttccttccttcatctTCCCTGTACTTCCTTCTTCGTTCCTTAACCGAAGGACAACATTTCAgctaataaaaattttaaaaaatttgttGCATACATACATGACTTTTTCTTGAACAATAAtgaattttaacattaaaacgCTAAATATGCAACTCTGGGAAACTGGAAAATGATTATATCAGAAGCAAAGGGGTTTtaatcacagttttttttacatgactcAACTACAACGCACTTGAAAGAGCTAAAGAACACAAGTTAAAGTCATGTCTGACTTCCCCATTAACAGTCACAGCAATAGCTTTGATTTTAGAGACCTTATGCGCTGTGAGCATCGAGAGCCaccgaaaaagaagaaaaaaaagatggcctGAATTGCTTCAAAGGTATACCTCTTCTGCTTTGGATAATCAACGTTGAGGGCATACAGAAGGCCAAAGAGATATGCCAAGGCCGTTAAGAGGTCTGGAATGTTATGTAGGTGCAACAGATGCACCGTTCAGCACCGGTTCCAAAATATCAGTGTTAAATGACAGTAGCTTTCAACCATCAACCTTGTGATGAGTTTtgtacaaaagtattttctcCTACTGAATACCCACCAACAATGCCCAGCTGCttctcagcagaaaaaaaaggagcaagATTTATAGAGAACTGAAATCCTTACCAAAAAATTACTCTATGTGGACAGCACTGAGGAGGTGTATATTTCCATTTTGGATGGACTCATCCTTTAAAACACCTCATGGGAATTAGTTTTACTTGCATTACTTTTTCTGTACTTACCAGGCACTTCAGGAAAACCTGTTGCATCTTCTCGGAGGAAAATGGGCAGGCCTCTCAGTGGTGCTGTCTTTCGGTGGGACACAATGTTGGATGTCTAAAGAGTATTCAGTGGAAAACAAGCATTTCAATTAGTATGGTAATGTAGTGTACTTTATACACAATGAAAAATCTGAACTGTTTTACGGTAATGAAGATAAATCACAGGTGAGACCCAGCAACATATACAActttaaaattgttaaaaaaaaaaaacactgcaaccATGCTAACAATTTTACTTTGCttttacaaattaaaattctgttaaataaaataccgccaaaaaagaacataaagcaATGACTGctgaaattcatttttactgacACGTCCATTAATGTGTTATTGCTGGAGCCAACATCTTTTTCTGTTTCTCTTATGAGAAAGGTATGTTCATACTCCTCTAAAAATGTCAAGCAAAAAAGCACTTCACTCACCTGTTCATAAAGTTTATCCAGAAGGTCTTCCATCTTCTCACCAAGAGTTACCTTCTTAGACCTGTCCAGTTTCAGCAGGCCAGGCACAAATTTGTCAAGGGTTGCATTGAAAATCCCCAGAAGGTCTTTGCTCGTGATCCGATGAAATTCTTCAGATATCTAAACAAGACAATCAACAGAATATTGCCATTTATTCAGCACAGAAAATTTCTGGGCACCTGTCTTGTGCAGTCTGCACCATGTTCAATGCCTGACCATGTTAGCAACAGTAAAACCTACTTCAAAAACTTCAAACTTCAAATACGTCTTTTACACAGGAATTGAAATACCCTCAAAAACCAGTATCAATATGCAAATGAATATTATCATGTTCCAGTGTAGTGTACTTCTTGAATTATAGTCAATCTAgtataataatccatccattttctctaccgcttatcctcgcttatcctcactagggtcgcgggcgtgctggagcctatcgtcgggcgagaggtggggtacaccctgaactggtctccagccagtcgcaggtcacatagaaacaaaaccattcgcactcacattcacaccggcaatttacagttgtcaatgcatgtttttgggatgtgggaggaaaccggagtgcccggagtaaacccacacaggcatggggagaacatccaaactccacactggcggggctgggattcgaaccccagtcctcagaagggtgaggcagatgcgctaaccagtcgtctaccgtgccgccctagTATAATAACTCGTGTATAATTTGAAGAACAGAATTCctgaatatatataaattaggACAGCCTTACCTCCTCACAGGAAAACAGCGCAGGCCATCTCTCCTGGACCTCAGATACCATAGGCTGGCACTCCACGACTTTTCTCCGCCTGAGGGAAAATGTCAGTGCCATCTTCTGCTGTATGACTGTCATGttcttttgtttattcatttcacCAACCAGAGCTACTCTTTCCTGTTCAAGAGTAGAATCATCATGGTGTTGTGGAAAATCTGGGACATGATTGACCTCTCCACGTTTGGGCTTTTTAAGGGTAAAAAGACAGCCCTCTTCATCTactccttttctttttctgtttacaTGTACCTCATTGCAGCCTGCCTGACGAAGCTTTGATCTGTAGTTTCCAAGTTTACGCTTGATACTTGCTTTCCATCCCTCGTAGCCTGTGAAGCTACCTGGCTCCTTCAGACATGGATACTTGAGAACGAGCGCAGAAACAACTGACTCAAGCTCATCTTTTTCAGGGTAGcttttaatttcaaaaactGCCTCTGCAATTTTATCCAAAATCTCCATCTTCATGTCTCCTGTCACTGCAATGCCCTTCTTAGATTTTTCGTATGTCACATTAGCCTTAGACAATTTCAGCTCTACATCATATGAAAACTTGGGGATAAGAAATGGATTGGGCCACTCTGAGATATGCCTTAAATCCATCTGGATAGAATTGGTCCAGCTTGGCTTGAAATCTTCAGAGTGAACACTTACTGTGTCCTGGGAACAGACTGAAGAAGAAGACACTGAAGCAGTGGATTGGTTAAGTGGAGATGGATCATAGTTTCACATTATATGCCGGACTGCACGCTCAGCTGgtaattcagatattgctgtcAGGTTGCATAGTGCATTTCCAAACACTGGATCCTCAAACTGTAGAGAGAAATCACCTGGAAGTTCAAGTCTCTCTTTAAGTATATCAATCAATTGCCCCACAGATGCTGGTACTTCTCTGGAGGAAAGAACTACCCGGAGTAACAAAGtctgaaaaaaagagagagaatagGTGGGAGAAAATGAACAATCAAACCAGATTAGAAGACAGTTATGGTATAGGTTTCATACCATACGGCTGCAAATAAGGACCCTTTTCAAGATAAATTTGCTGATCACGTTTGATTTGCTGATAATTTagtatacaaatgtaaaaaaataaaaataaataaagctaaaGTCTATATCCAGGTTTTCATTTCCTTCAATCATTGTACTCAACTGCCCTATACGTGGAAAAGGCTTTCAATTCATTCAACACAAAACTAATGCTTAAtgaaaaatgagagagagagagagagatacagagagagagagagagagagagaaaagttaATGAGAGGAAAGCCAGAGGGGATGAGTGAGgtgaagagagaaaaaagtaaGCAGAAAAAATAAGTGTGGAGAAGAAAAGGAAGAGGAAAGGAGTGAGAAAGGGGAGCAGAGGGGGAGATGGGGAGAAGAGGAGACAGGGTGGAGAGGAGAGAACATACAATCTTGAGTTGCTTTAATGGAGAAGGAATGTCCTTGGGGTCACCATCATCTTTCCACCAACTGTGTATGCTGTTAGAGGGTGATAATCTGTCAATTCATCTGGATCCAGGGCAAGAAGGTCTGCACAGTTGTGCTCAACAAGCTCATAGGACCTAAAATGTTCAATGTACCAGGAACACAGTCTTTTACAAAGGAATGTCACCTCCTCTGCATTGACAAGAATGGTCACAATCATATGGAATTCTGGGAGGCCACTGCATTGGTCAGCAGATAAAATCAGGCCCGCCAAATACTGTGCCCCATGCAGGTGAATCGTTTTAGACAGAGACACACTGTTGATGAGGGTACTTCTGTATTTCACACTTGAGTGATCGATCCAATTCTGAAACCCTGACCACTTTCACATTTTCAACATAGAGTTTTGGCTTGAAAAGGTTCCCACTATCCAGATGGTATGCCATCATCTGGTGGTGTTTCGAGGAAAGCATTAGCAGCACATTTTTCCCGTTGTGAGTGTCTGTGACCACCTTTTTAAAGAAGCTATGTTTTGCTTCGTCCACAATTCCACTAAAGGCCCATAGCAGCGTATAAGATGTGGGTAGTGGTCAATGAAGTGGTGTTTTGGCCTCAGTCTGAAGTCAAACAATGTTAACAATTTCCTTGAGGTCCATTAAAATCTCCCATGATGGCACCTGATCTGGTATCTTACATCCAATTATAAAAGGAAGCAAGCGCAGCAGTGTCCAATTTTCATGTCCATTGCCAGCAACTGATCCTTTTTCAAAGCTTGCTTTTGGAATTTTTTGAGGCTTTTTTACTTTGTCTGAATATTTGTagggaaattattttattaagttGTTTAATGCATCAAATGTAATGAAACCTTTTGAG is a window encoding:
- the LOC133465436 gene encoding uncharacterized protein LOC133465436, with amino-acid sequence MDLRHISEWPNPFLIPKFSYDVELKLSKANVTYEKSKKGIAVTGDMKMEILDKIAEAVFEIKSYPEKDELESVVSALVLKYPCLKEPGSFTGYEGWKASIKRKLGNYRSKLRQAGCNEVHVNRKRKGVDEEGCLFTLKKPKRGEVNHVPDFPQHHDDSTLEQERVALVGEMNKQKNMTVIQQKMALTFSLRRRKVVECQPMVSEVQERWPALFSCEEISEEFHRITSKDLLGIFNATLDKFVPGLLKLDRSKKVTLGEKMEDLLDKLYEQTSNIVSHRKTAPLRGLPIFLREDATGFPEVPGQPGSGPRGWAQVEPQLEPEEEGRSRDSVLRSNQEAVRPKRKKRKQTCASKRKKKQLCPLRFFHSSPIISPSLSLSWERPGRGPGLDAICCIM